One Cyanobium sp. AMD-g genomic window carries:
- a CDS encoding Tfp pilus assembly protein FimT/FimU: protein MKSKFGGFTLTELMVVVALIGILSAVSITVSGIEWRRERVNAVASELAGWLQAVRRAAIKGSVTVPQSSCNVNISTGTITAGSPAFATITNPAVCGTTQSLQVTALSGSDSYTITTSGPTQFKFTPRGTVNSAGTNVQMTTPIVLAVSMNGAGPTRCVRISPGLGLITIGSSNGLTSGACDNFGVRF, encoded by the coding sequence ATGAAATCAAAGTTTGGTGGATTCACGCTAACTGAATTGATGGTTGTGGTTGCCCTTATAGGCATCCTTTCTGCAGTCTCCATCACTGTCTCAGGAATCGAGTGGCGAAGAGAGCGTGTCAACGCAGTGGCAAGCGAGTTGGCCGGCTGGCTGCAAGCGGTAAGACGCGCGGCCATTAAAGGCTCAGTGACGGTGCCGCAATCCAGTTGTAATGTAAACATCTCGACAGGTACGATTACTGCAGGAAGCCCAGCATTTGCAACCATTACGAATCCAGCAGTTTGCGGGACCACTCAATCTCTTCAAGTCACCGCCCTATCAGGTTCAGACTCTTACACGATCACAACTTCGGGACCAACCCAGTTCAAGTTCACACCACGAGGAACTGTGAATTCGGCTGGCACAAATGTGCAAATGACCACGCCAATTGTGCTTGCCGTCAGCATGAATGGTGCTGGGCCTACGCGCTGTGTTCGGATTTCACCTGGCTTAGGATTAATCACAATCGGTTCAAGCAACGGCCTTACCTCTGGTGCGTGCGACAACTTCGGAGTTCGATTCTGA
- a CDS encoding prepilin-type N-terminal cleavage/methylation domain-containing protein has protein sequence MKSFYYANEERQRNSVKHLISISCGFTIVELIVVSAIGAVVLFAATTSLIPQIRTSTNQLIIRSLNDEWGMINFFLDSEISEASCASTSGSTLSLFSTFDCSGTALITYSLAGSTLSRTGPPINDNGSFGTGSVTSVLSENVTAFTPNTSTAPASSRQPFYTVTLSSNGLEYTGLASSVRMRLSQF, from the coding sequence ATGAAAAGCTTTTACTATGCTAACGAAGAAAGACAGCGAAACTCAGTCAAGCATTTAATCTCCATTTCTTGCGGCTTTACCATTGTTGAGCTCATCGTTGTTTCGGCTATTGGTGCGGTAGTTCTTTTTGCCGCAACCACATCATTGATTCCCCAGATTCGAACCAGCACCAATCAATTGATAATACGTTCCCTGAATGATGAATGGGGCATGATCAACTTCTTTCTTGATTCAGAGATTAGCGAGGCTTCATGTGCATCTACCAGTGGATCTACTTTAAGCCTCTTTAGTACCTTTGATTGTTCCGGTACGGCGTTGATCACTTACAGCTTGGCAGGCTCAACACTTTCTCGCACTGGGCCACCCATCAATGATAATGGATCATTTGGCACGGGCTCAGTGACATCAGTGCTTTCTGAAAATGTAACTGCATTCACCCCAAACACCTCAACGGCACCCGCATCAAGCCGACAACCGTTCTACACCGTTACTTTGTCATCAAATGGTTTGGAATACACCGGGCTAGCGAGTTCGGTACGCATGAGATTGTCCCAGTTCTGA
- a CDS encoding class I SAM-dependent methyltransferase, whose protein sequence is MAPNWLDFAVLLKGLRPPREKEGIPFQYLELGCGTGLGLCLLAGAYPEGQFVGVDFQPDHIVQALSLARQLGLKNIHFLEADFLELDKNPQILKTSDSPTREFHYIVAHGVISWLSVQVQQALLSIVSKSLALGGVFYCSYNTYPGWLAMSNFQHMVSLERQRYADSDLGSALTAARTNLISLLGSQESPLALLQSSPRLFDELESIERFSATYLAHEYACEHWAPLRVADMHKLCTEHKLRFISSATLPEIFDDLVAEQLKPTILSESDPVIRQTLLDLATNKYFRRDIFVRGIEVMPPACAAKLLGGLRFRLLEAPSVEAYRFPTCFGEILGHFDGCHSIEMALAGSPSSLSDIQSTTGEAMGDLLRALALLVHVNRIGIDRGNAADQAREFSQKINQFITAQMQEGQSYSWLIAPNIGTCVSFNLVELISTQAISDGLKGDVLTAFVLMGLSSLGIELTRPTKEPISDPAEQRKLIESLVENLASQRIPTLHSLGVLPCNSKD, encoded by the coding sequence TTGGCACCAAACTGGCTTGACTTTGCTGTCTTACTGAAAGGGTTACGGCCTCCCAGAGAAAAAGAAGGCATCCCATTTCAGTATCTAGAGCTTGGCTGCGGGACAGGCCTAGGTCTTTGCCTACTTGCTGGGGCGTATCCAGAAGGTCAGTTTGTGGGGGTTGATTTCCAGCCAGACCACATCGTACAAGCACTGAGCCTAGCCCGCCAATTGGGTCTCAAGAACATCCACTTTCTTGAAGCGGACTTTCTTGAACTGGATAAGAATCCGCAGATCCTTAAAACTTCAGACTCACCCACACGAGAGTTTCATTATATTGTTGCCCACGGAGTTATTAGTTGGCTATCTGTTCAAGTTCAGCAGGCTCTGCTGAGCATTGTCTCAAAATCACTCGCTCTAGGAGGAGTCTTCTACTGCTCATACAACACGTATCCAGGCTGGCTGGCCATGTCAAACTTTCAGCACATGGTAAGCCTTGAACGTCAAAGGTACGCGGATTCTGATCTAGGGTCTGCTCTTACAGCTGCAAGAACAAATTTAATTAGCCTACTTGGCAGTCAGGAATCCCCTTTAGCACTTTTACAGTCTTCCCCAAGGCTATTCGATGAACTCGAGTCCATTGAAAGGTTTTCGGCCACATACTTAGCCCATGAGTATGCATGTGAACACTGGGCGCCACTTCGTGTTGCTGACATGCATAAGTTATGCACAGAGCACAAGCTTAGATTCATTTCGTCAGCTACGTTGCCAGAAATTTTTGATGATCTAGTTGCTGAACAACTGAAGCCCACTATTCTTAGTGAATCGGACCCAGTCATTAGGCAGACGCTGCTAGATCTTGCCACCAATAAGTATTTTCGGCGTGACATTTTTGTTCGTGGCATAGAAGTTATGCCCCCTGCTTGTGCCGCAAAACTTCTTGGGGGATTGCGGTTTCGCCTTCTCGAAGCTCCAAGCGTTGAGGCTTATCGCTTCCCCACCTGCTTTGGCGAAATCCTCGGACATTTCGATGGCTGCCATTCAATTGAGATGGCGCTGGCGGGCAGTCCTAGCTCTCTCTCAGATATTCAGAGCACCACTGGGGAAGCCATGGGTGATCTCCTTCGTGCCCTTGCCCTTCTCGTCCATGTCAACCGAATCGGGATCGATCGTGGAAACGCGGCTGATCAAGCCAGAGAGTTTAGCCAGAAGATTAATCAATTTATCACCGCACAGATGCAAGAAGGTCAATCCTATTCCTGGCTCATTGCACCAAATATTGGCACCTGTGTAAGCTTCAACTTAGTAGAACTGATTAGCACGCAGGCAATCAGTGATGGCCTGAAAGGGGATGTGCTCACTGCTTTTGTTCTTATGGGTCTATCTAGTT